Proteins from a single region of Bacillus sp. (in: firmicutes):
- a CDS encoding MFS transporter, translating to MNAQVKKLQITSQKKDGNANPIYHVLFIIGFVHLLNDSIQAVVPAMFPILAKSLGFNFKQLGLIAFALNMTASVMQPVIGTYSDKHPKPKLLPIGLTFSLVGMLGLALAPSYSIILLSVMLLGIGSAAFHPEASKVAHMASGTRKGFGQSVFQVGGNAGQSLAPLITALILVPLGQIGAIWFTFVAFLAVLILIYISKWYGEQLAINTNKKTNTAIVKAHTVGKSIKIAFFLLIFLVFVRQFYHAAITNYFAFHLIDTFHLEIEDAQIYIFLFLAAGAAGTFLGGPLADKIGMKNVLFFSMVAAAPLCILLPYASEGLAMILLTIIGFILLCSFSVSVVYAHELLPGRIGMVSGMIIGLSFGLGAIGSIVLGWLGDRIGISTTLVYASFLPLLGVLTAWLPNEKKIKTLHEQG from the coding sequence GTGAATGCACAAGTAAAAAAGCTTCAGATTACATCGCAAAAGAAGGATGGAAATGCAAATCCAATTTATCATGTTTTATTTATCATCGGCTTTGTCCATTTGTTAAATGATTCCATTCAAGCTGTTGTTCCGGCGATGTTTCCAATCTTGGCCAAGTCATTAGGATTTAATTTTAAACAACTAGGCCTCATTGCTTTTGCACTCAATATGACGGCTTCTGTCATGCAACCTGTGATTGGGACGTATTCCGATAAACATCCAAAACCGAAACTATTGCCAATCGGTTTGACATTTTCTTTAGTGGGAATGCTTGGTCTTGCTTTGGCGCCTTCTTATAGTATTATCCTATTATCAGTGATGCTGTTAGGGATTGGCTCTGCTGCATTTCACCCTGAAGCGTCTAAAGTTGCCCATATGGCATCAGGAACAAGGAAAGGCTTTGGGCAATCCGTATTCCAGGTTGGCGGGAATGCTGGACAATCGCTAGCTCCGTTAATTACAGCATTAATTTTAGTGCCGCTTGGTCAAATTGGCGCGATTTGGTTTACTTTTGTAGCTTTTCTAGCCGTTCTAATTTTAATTTATATTTCAAAATGGTACGGTGAACAGCTGGCAATAAATACAAATAAAAAAACGAACACAGCTATTGTAAAAGCGCATACTGTTGGCAAATCTATAAAAATTGCATTTTTCCTACTTATATTTTTAGTGTTTGTAAGGCAATTTTATCATGCGGCAATTACGAACTATTTTGCCTTTCACTTGATTGATACGTTTCATTTAGAAATTGAAGATGCACAAATCTATATCTTTTTATTTTTAGCTGCTGGTGCGGCGGGTACATTTTTAGGCGGACCGCTTGCAGATAAAATTGGCATGAAAAACGTCTTATTCTTTTCGATGGTAGCAGCAGCCCCTCTTTGTATTTTGCTTCCCTATGCAAGCGAAGGGCTTGCAATGATACTGTTAACGATTATCGGATTTATTTTGTTATGCAGTTTTTCCGTTTCCGTCGTTTATGCCCATGAATTACTGCCCGGTCGGATTGGCATGGTATCCGGGATGATCATCGGTTTGTCGTTTGGTCTTGGCGCCATAGGCTCCATCGTCCTAGGTTGGCTCGGCGACCGCATCGGGATTTCGACAACATTGGTTTATGCTAGTTTTTTACCATTATTAGGCGTTTTAACGGCGTGGCTGCCAAATGAGAAAAAGATTAAAACATTGCATGAGCAAGGATAA
- a CDS encoding YitT family protein — MNKQMTTYLFVFIGAVFQGAGMSLFLFPHNIPSGGAAGLAILMNYFFRTPLGFGLWIVNFIFLTVALKYFGYSWTMRTMLAVTITSVTVSILTSFVALPHIHILVDLLIGSFIFGTGVGLLIRNGASSGGMVIPALMISHSYHIRPGRVMFFINISIFLLTSIVINWKIVIFAVLCQWVSTKVIDFINELELPTSTAPSFGWRKK; from the coding sequence ATGAATAAACAAATGACAACTTATTTATTTGTCTTCATTGGAGCTGTTTTTCAAGGGGCGGGAATGTCATTGTTTTTATTTCCGCATAATATTCCTTCAGGGGGCGCAGCTGGACTCGCTATTTTAATGAATTATTTTTTCAGAACACCTTTAGGTTTCGGCTTATGGATTGTAAATTTTATTTTTTTAACTGTTGCCTTAAAATATTTCGGTTACTCATGGACAATGCGGACGATGTTAGCCGTTACAATTACATCGGTTACGGTAAGTATCCTCACCTCTTTTGTTGCCCTTCCGCATATCCATATACTAGTAGATTTACTCATCGGCAGTTTTATTTTTGGAACTGGAGTTGGACTGTTAATCCGCAACGGGGCATCTAGTGGTGGCATGGTCATTCCCGCTTTGATGATTTCCCATTCGTACCATATTCGTCCCGGGCGCGTCATGTTTTTTATTAATATTTCAATTTTCTTATTAACATCAATTGTTATTAATTGGAAGATTGTTATTTTTGCGGTATTGTGCCAATGGGTTTCAACAAAGGTCATTGATTTTATCAATGAGTTGGAATTGCCTACGTCCACGGCACCATCATTTGGGTGGCGAAAAAAATAG
- a CDS encoding phosphosulfolactate synthase: MDFLEIPKRTTGERIFGLTSIADFGIPVGQLQQLLEDYYCYIDVAKLGVGSAYVTPNLQEKISLYKRYGIKVYCGGTLFEKCYYQGRLKDYIKMLQKLGLEWIEVSNGTLDIPLEKRIDIVNDLKTDFHVLGEVGSKDQSHELSAKHWAFEMNSLLDAGCKYVITEGRDSGTAGIYNPDGEVKKTILKELSKQVEINKIIFEAPTNKQQMFFINTFGPNVNLGNVKIHDVLLLEAERVGLRSETFFMATEAKSRSSIF, from the coding sequence ATGGACTTTCTAGAAATACCAAAGAGAACAACTGGAGAACGGATTTTTGGATTGACATCAATTGCTGATTTTGGAATTCCAGTTGGTCAATTGCAACAATTGTTAGAGGATTATTATTGTTATATTGATGTAGCAAAATTAGGTGTAGGTTCTGCCTATGTCACCCCAAATTTACAAGAAAAAATCAGTTTATATAAACGATACGGGATTAAGGTTTATTGTGGTGGAACATTATTTGAAAAATGTTATTATCAGGGTAGGTTAAAGGACTATATAAAAATGCTGCAAAAGCTTGGGCTTGAATGGATTGAAGTGTCAAATGGCACGTTGGATATACCACTCGAAAAAAGAATTGATATTGTCAATGATTTGAAAACAGATTTTCATGTTCTAGGGGAGGTTGGCTCAAAAGACCAAAGCCATGAGCTTTCCGCCAAACATTGGGCCTTCGAAATGAACTCATTACTAGATGCTGGGTGTAAATATGTGATTACCGAAGGTCGTGATTCTGGTACGGCAGGAATTTATAATCCAGATGGTGAAGTGAAAAAGACAATTTTAAAGGAGCTTTCTAAACAAGTTGAGATTAATAAAATTATTTTTGAAGCACCGACAAATAAACAGCAAATGTTTTTCATTAATACATTCGGTCCAAATGTAAACTTAGGAAATGTAAAAATTCACGATGTCCTGTTATTGGAAGCAGAACGGGTAGGATTACGGAGTGAAACATTTTTTATGGCAACGGAAGCAAAGTCACGCTCATCAATCTTTTAA
- a CDS encoding disulfide bond formation protein B, with product MKDKVNKDNILFLAWAVSLTATAGSLYFSEVLKLIPCDLCWVQRIFMYPLVIILGTAVVRKDYVIYRYVLPLAIIGGLVSTYHYLIQKVPFLSEHMDSCSIVPCTGMYINWLGFITIPFLALTAFVIIVIANIILFRLGKKGD from the coding sequence ATGAAAGATAAAGTAAATAAAGATAATATTTTATTTTTGGCATGGGCAGTATCACTGACTGCAACAGCCGGAAGTCTATATTTTTCGGAAGTTTTAAAATTAATACCTTGTGATTTATGTTGGGTTCAGCGAATTTTTATGTACCCGTTAGTCATCATTTTGGGAACTGCTGTTGTTAGAAAAGATTATGTTATTTATCGGTATGTGCTTCCATTAGCTATTATTGGTGGCCTTGTTTCCACCTATCATTATTTAATCCAAAAAGTACCTTTTCTTTCAGAGCATATGGATAGTTGTAGTATTGTCCCATGTACGGGGATGTACATTAATTGGCTCGGTTTTATCACAATCCCATTTCTTGCTTTGACTGCATTCGTTATAATAGTAATAGCAAATATTATCTTATTTAGATTAGGAAAGAAAGGAGACTAG
- a CDS encoding MFS transporter: MTILAIGSIPLILVLGNSMLIPILPKMKSELNISQFQVSLIITVFSIAAAISIPILGYLSDRFSRKAVIIPALIAYGAGGLLAGAATAWFSNPYMWMIAGRILQGIGAAGTAPIAMALTGDLFKGGEQSRVLGLVEASNGFGKVVSPIIGSLLALLFWYAAFFAFPVFCLLSILLTIFFVHEKKKKKEPPPVANYVKGLFSVFKQEGRWLFTTYLAGATCLFTLFGILFYISDVLEKTYDTDGVLKGGILAIPLLFMTITSYITGSKIGKKMLLMKKLIIIGFLFMTVSFAALVFFEKLVLFIAILVISSIGTGLVLPCVNSFITGSVEASRRGFVTSLYGSVRFLGVAIGPPIYGWLMEWSRAGMFLATASLTFLVGILCIVMIHVKNENPSTKMGGTLFKRLELKTE, translated from the coding sequence ATGACAATTTTGGCTATTGGATCAATTCCTCTCATCTTAGTATTGGGAAACTCGATGTTAATCCCGATTTTGCCTAAGATGAAATCAGAACTAAATATTTCACAATTCCAGGTAAGTTTAATTATTACCGTTTTCTCTATTGCGGCAGCGATTTCAATCCCTATACTAGGCTATTTGTCAGATCGTTTTTCAAGAAAGGCCGTCATCATACCAGCTTTAATTGCTTATGGCGCGGGCGGACTTTTGGCTGGTGCTGCAACAGCTTGGTTTTCAAACCCATATATGTGGATGATTGCAGGGCGTATCCTGCAGGGCATTGGGGCAGCGGGTACGGCTCCGATTGCGATGGCCTTAACAGGGGACTTGTTCAAGGGTGGCGAGCAGAGCCGTGTCTTAGGCCTTGTTGAAGCTTCCAATGGCTTTGGTAAAGTTGTCTCTCCCATCATCGGATCACTGTTAGCTTTATTGTTTTGGTATGCGGCTTTTTTTGCCTTTCCAGTCTTTTGTCTTTTATCAATATTACTGACGATTTTTTTCGTTCATGAAAAAAAGAAAAAGAAGGAGCCGCCACCTGTTGCAAACTATGTCAAAGGCCTTTTTTCTGTTTTTAAACAAGAAGGCAGATGGTTGTTTACGACTTACTTAGCTGGGGCAACTTGTTTGTTTACATTATTTGGAATTTTATTCTATATATCAGATGTCCTAGAAAAAACTTACGATACGGACGGCGTTTTAAAAGGAGGCATCCTCGCGATTCCACTCCTCTTTATGACGATTACATCCTATATAACTGGCAGCAAAATCGGTAAAAAAATGCTGCTAATGAAAAAATTAATCATCATCGGTTTCTTATTCATGACCGTTTCTTTTGCAGCACTCGTCTTTTTTGAAAAATTAGTGCTATTTATTGCTATATTAGTAATTTCAAGTATCGGAACTGGACTTGTGCTCCCTTGCGTAAATAGCTTTATAACAGGTTCAGTAGAAGCTTCGCGAAGAGGATTTGTCACCTCTTTGTATGGCTCCGTAAGGTTTTTAGGTGTAGCCATCGGTCCGCCGATTTACGGCTGGCTGATGGAATGGTCCAGAGCTGGCATGTTCCTTGCAACAGCTAGTTTAACATTTCTCGTTGGGATTTTGTGCATAGTGATGATTCATGTGAAAAATGAAAATCCTTCAACCAAAATGGGAGGCACATTATTCAAGCGGCTTGAATTAAAAACAGAATAA
- a CDS encoding phosphoglycerate mutase family protein encodes MELILIRHLPTKWNKLGILQGSQDIPILPVSKKDSEKIQENIKMINSFKPDIIVASQLMRTKQTALQYGFKHPVIEPLLNELQFGEYEGVEKKELMKIMEWTTNPRTLVLGERLTDFENRIKQFITQYRKYSCVLVFGHGSWIRGFLSIENVGTIQKMNQVVVENNQFIHASIKKSRHQVELETSVDA; translated from the coding sequence ATGGAACTCATATTGATCAGACATTTGCCAACGAAGTGGAATAAGTTAGGTATCCTTCAAGGGTCACAAGATATTCCAATCCTTCCAGTTTCAAAAAAGGATAGCGAAAAAATACAAGAAAATATTAAAATGATCAATAGCTTCAAACCAGATATTATTGTAGCCAGTCAATTAATGAGAACAAAACAAACGGCTTTACAATATGGATTTAAGCATCCAGTAATCGAGCCGCTTTTGAATGAATTGCAATTTGGCGAATATGAAGGCGTTGAAAAAAAAGAACTGATGAAAATTATGGAATGGACCACCAATCCTAGAACACTTGTGTTAGGCGAAAGATTAACTGATTTTGAAAATAGAATAAAGCAATTTATTACTCAATATCGTAAATATTCTTGCGTGTTAGTCTTTGGACATGGTTCCTGGATTCGTGGATTCCTCTCGATTGAGAACGTTGGTACGATTCAAAAGATGAATCAAGTAGTGGTTGAAAATAACCAATTTATTCATGCATCAATAAAAAAAAGTAGGCATCAGGTGGAACTGGAAACTTCAGTTGACGCATAA
- a CDS encoding phosphoadenylyl-sulfate reductase: MLTYELCSEEEIQSISFKESLSCLKWAYEQYGDKIVYACSFGAESIVLLHLISKINPSAKITFIDTNLHFKETYEIIEQVKKQYPDFQINFIHTNLSLEEQRKLYGDKLWEVNPNKCCQLRKIEPLKQELQKYKAWVSGMRRSQSETRATIKYINIDHKFKIIKICPLIHWTWDEIWMYIKYHGLPYNKLHDQGYPSIGCEVCTKEVEGEGESRAGRWLNHQKTECGLHIEGD; encoded by the coding sequence GTGCTCACATACGAGTTATGTTCAGAAGAGGAAATTCAGTCGATTTCTTTTAAAGAGTCGCTGAGTTGTCTTAAATGGGCTTATGAGCAATATGGTGACAAAATCGTGTATGCATGCAGCTTTGGGGCTGAAAGCATTGTTTTGCTTCATTTAATTAGTAAAATTAATCCTAGTGCGAAGATTACATTTATTGATACGAATCTCCACTTTAAAGAAACGTATGAAATAATCGAACAAGTGAAAAAACAATATCCCGACTTTCAAATCAATTTTATTCACACAAATTTATCGCTAGAAGAGCAAAGAAAGCTATATGGTGATAAATTATGGGAAGTAAACCCAAATAAATGCTGTCAATTAAGAAAAATCGAGCCTTTAAAACAAGAACTGCAAAAATATAAAGCATGGGTTTCTGGGATGCGTAGAAGTCAATCAGAAACAAGGGCTACTATAAAATATATCAATATCGATCATAAATTTAAAATCATTAAAATTTGTCCACTCATTCATTGGACATGGGATGAAATTTGGATGTACATTAAATACCATGGACTACCGTACAATAAGCTTCACGATCAAGGCTACCCAAGTATTGGTTGTGAGGTTTGTACAAAAGAAGTCGAAGGGGAAGGCGAATCAAGAGCGGGCCGTTGGTTGAACCATCAAAAAACGGAATGTGGCCTCCACATAGAAGGGGACTGA
- a CDS encoding GNAT family N-acetyltransferase: MLVGFKNTLHSILSLLKENDLNARYIECEGRSMFRIDEMMCDAGFGCDNVVLDVFFDEDEKVLFIGLLRFPKTKRRTGLGSQILKKILDYANQHQFTIYLDAWNESQPFWKKHGFKHVYTDKYHFEILGYSGAGLDIFHEWEEFKKTKVFKTYLSCHEE, encoded by the coding sequence ATGTTGGTAGGTTTTAAAAATACATTACATTCCATTTTATCTCTGCTCAAAGAAAATGATTTAAATGCGCGTTATATAGAGTGTGAAGGCCGTTCCATGTTTCGAATTGATGAGATGATGTGTGATGCCGGCTTTGGCTGTGATAATGTCGTTCTTGATGTCTTTTTTGATGAGGACGAAAAAGTGCTTTTTATCGGTTTGCTTCGTTTTCCGAAAACGAAAAGAAGAACAGGGCTAGGTAGCCAAATCTTAAAGAAAATTTTAGATTACGCGAATCAGCATCAATTCACAATATACTTAGATGCTTGGAATGAATCGCAACCATTTTGGAAAAAGCATGGATTTAAACATGTTTATACCGATAAATATCATTTTGAAATTTTAGGATATTCTGGAGCAGGACTTGATATTTTTCATGAGTGGGAGGAATTTAAAAAGACGAAAGTGTTTAAAACATATCTTTCCTGCCATGAAGAATAA
- a CDS encoding D-alanyl-D-alanine carboxypeptidase — protein MFIQFYQYKFLIRCVSILTYFKRYFYIVIFIVIFLVAPLAVFAEEKTGQAIFKDFIIEKDGTEVQVVEPIILFEGQNYLPLKAVTNSLEKNVYLNESTGQLEIVDSFQTVETDYTLSMNKSKFRPSITFSEGVSSKGVLIMEDDENNIMFEKNGFTTFFPASTTKVLTALIALEQGNLDDKVLVSENVNKLPGDSSRVFIQPGDELTLEQLLYGMLLSSGNDSALAIAEHIAGTESAFAKLMNEKAIEIGATHSNFVNSHGYHHYDHYTTPYDLALILKAASEHPKFLEIINTPAYKAVYKNKKGKQVVRNWGTTNSFLKSSNLYVNGIIGGKTGYTDAAGRNLVTIAEQNGHRYFVVALKGDSLGRYKDTRKLLLNAYKVREKYDRETIKQIQIIPYNQPIEFAGHSIPSDGQLFIYKGRSYISQSLLSKLLADIQPVAVEEAYVKMEIRPKFVVQEPIVEPLYTMYSKEQGEKEKRSAVVAFSAASINKIQLFLFAYRPTLS, from the coding sequence ATGTTCATACAATTCTATCAATATAAGTTTTTAATAAGGTGTGTGAGCATATTGACATATTTCAAGAGATATTTTTATATCGTTATTTTCATCGTCATTTTTTTAGTTGCACCTCTAGCTGTTTTTGCAGAAGAAAAAACGGGCCAAGCTATATTCAAGGATTTTATCATTGAAAAAGATGGGACAGAGGTACAAGTGGTAGAACCGATTATTTTGTTTGAAGGACAAAATTATTTGCCATTAAAAGCGGTAACAAATAGTCTTGAAAAAAATGTTTATTTAAATGAAAGTACAGGCCAATTAGAAATCGTCGATTCTTTTCAAACTGTAGAGACTGACTATACCCTATCGATGAACAAATCAAAATTTAGGCCAAGTATAACATTTTCTGAAGGTGTGTCATCAAAAGGTGTGTTAATCATGGAAGATGATGAGAACAATATAATGTTTGAAAAAAACGGTTTTACAACTTTTTTTCCTGCGAGTACAACAAAAGTCTTAACTGCATTAATCGCTCTAGAGCAGGGAAACTTAGATGATAAAGTACTAGTTTCCGAGAATGTAAATAAATTACCAGGTGATAGTAGTAGAGTATTTATTCAGCCGGGAGATGAACTTACATTAGAACAACTTCTTTATGGAATGCTTCTTTCATCAGGTAATGATAGTGCTTTAGCAATTGCTGAACATATTGCAGGCACTGAATCAGCCTTTGCAAAACTAATGAATGAAAAGGCGATTGAAATAGGAGCTACCCATTCCAATTTCGTTAATTCCCATGGCTATCATCATTATGACCATTATACAACACCTTATGACTTAGCATTAATTCTAAAGGCTGCTAGCGAACATCCTAAATTTTTAGAAATCATAAATACCCCAGCTTACAAAGCAGTTTATAAAAATAAAAAAGGAAAGCAAGTTGTTAGAAATTGGGGCACAACAAATTCCTTTTTAAAAAGCTCTAATCTTTATGTGAATGGAATCATTGGCGGGAAAACTGGTTATACAGATGCAGCGGGACGAAATTTAGTAACGATTGCAGAGCAAAATGGACACCGTTATTTTGTCGTTGCTTTAAAAGGGGATTCTCTTGGACGGTATAAGGACACAAGGAAGCTTTTGTTAAATGCTTATAAGGTAAGAGAAAAGTATGATCGGGAAACGATTAAACAAATTCAGATCATTCCCTACAATCAACCTATCGAATTTGCTGGGCACAGTATCCCCTCAGATGGTCAACTATTTATTTACAAAGGTAGAAGCTATATCTCCCAATCTTTACTAAGCAAACTACTAGCAGATATACAGCCAGTAGCCGTTGAAGAAGCATATGTAAAAATGGAGATCAGACCGAAATTTGTCGTGCAAGAGCCTATCGTGGAGCCATTATACACAATGTATAGTAAGGAACAAGGTGAAAAGGAAAAGCGAAGTGCTGTCGTTGCTTTTTCTGCCGCTTCTATTAATAAAATACAATTATTTTTGTTCGCTTATCGACCTACGCTGTCTTAA
- a CDS encoding MATE family efflux transporter, with translation MEQTYTIKQKSTLFVKILLPILITQLGLYAMNFFDTMMSGRASADDLAGVAIGSSLWMPIFTGINGILMAITPIVAHFAGSKKTKNIPFSVVQGIYLAVFIAIVIILVGTVAIDPILMKMSLTPEVSHIAKHYLIGLGYGVVPLFIYNVLRSFIDALGQTRVTMIITLSSLPINIFLNYVLIFGKLGFPALGGIGTGYATAITYWAILLFAVIIVTKQRPFRSYKLFRNFIPIHLRTWKEILTIGIPIGFAIFFETSIFAAVTLLMSKYDTITIAAHQAALNFASYLYMIPLSISMALTIIVGFEIGATRFKDAKIYSYLGITIAMIMAVITTVFLYYLREPIAELYTNNMQVLELTKHFLLYAILFQISDAFGAPIQGALRGYKDVNATFIMALISYWLIGLPTGYIIANYTTFAAFGYWIGLIIGLAVGAIVLLGRLFFVQNKKYKQFVNSGDI, from the coding sequence ATGGAACAAACATACACAATAAAGCAAAAATCTACATTATTTGTAAAAATCTTATTACCAATCTTAATTACACAATTAGGCCTCTATGCAATGAATTTCTTTGATACGATGATGTCAGGGAGAGCTAGTGCTGATGATTTAGCAGGGGTTGCCATCGGCTCAAGTCTATGGATGCCAATATTTACAGGAATTAACGGGATTTTGATGGCAATTACGCCAATCGTCGCCCATTTCGCTGGTTCTAAAAAGACGAAAAACATTCCATTTTCAGTTGTTCAAGGAATATATTTAGCGGTGTTCATCGCCATTGTGATTATATTAGTAGGAACTGTGGCAATCGACCCGATTTTAATGAAAATGAGTCTAACTCCCGAGGTGTCCCATATTGCCAAACACTATTTAATCGGCTTAGGGTATGGAGTGGTTCCTTTATTTATTTACAATGTTCTACGCTCTTTTATTGATGCCTTAGGGCAAACAAGAGTAACGATGATCATTACCCTGTCTTCTTTGCCAATCAATATTTTTCTAAATTATGTATTAATTTTTGGCAAACTAGGGTTTCCTGCATTAGGTGGAATTGGGACAGGATATGCAACTGCGATTACGTATTGGGCTATCCTGCTTTTTGCTGTCATCATTGTTACGAAGCAGCGCCCATTTCGGTCATATAAATTATTCCGAAATTTCATTCCTATCCATTTACGAACATGGAAGGAAATTCTGACAATTGGCATCCCAATTGGTTTTGCAATCTTTTTTGAGACAAGCATTTTTGCAGCCGTTACGTTACTTATGAGTAAATATGATACCATTACGATTGCTGCCCACCAAGCAGCTTTAAATTTTGCATCCTATTTATATATGATTCCTTTAAGTATCTCGATGGCTTTAACGATTATAGTTGGTTTTGAGATTGGGGCGACACGCTTTAAAGATGCTAAAATATACAGTTATCTAGGAATCACGATAGCGATGATCATGGCAGTCATTACAACAGTCTTTTTATATTATTTAAGGGAACCGATTGCCGAGCTGTATACAAATAATATGCAAGTATTAGAGCTCACAAAACACTTTTTACTTTATGCGATTTTATTTCAGATTTCTGATGCATTTGGGGCACCCATTCAAGGGGCCTTACGGGGCTATAAGGATGTAAATGCAACCTTTATAATGGCCTTGATTTCATATTGGCTAATTGGCTTGCCAACTGGGTATATCATTGCTAACTATACTACGTTTGCGGCGTTTGGTTACTGGATTGGCTTAATCATTGGTTTAGCTGTTGGAGCGATTGTACTATTAGGAAGATTATTTTTTGTCCAAAATAAAAAATATAAGCAATTCGTAAACAGTGGAGATATATAA
- the dapA gene encoding 4-hydroxy-tetrahydrodipicolinate synthase produces MMNFGQILTAMVTPFNEQGAVDFNKVDKVVNHLIANGTEGIVVAGTTGESPTLSSDEKVALFKHVVEVVNGRVPVLAGTGSNNTQASIELTKKAEETGVNGIMLVVPYYNKPSQEGLYQHFKAIAEATTLPVMLYNIPGRSAVNMTPETIIRLSKVENIVCVKEASGNLDAMAQIIEETDDSFSLYSGDDGMCLPVLAIGGVGVVSVAAHVIGNEMQEMVQAFVKGDLKGAAALHRKLLPMIKALFAAPSPAPVKAALQLKGIDSGSLRLPLVPLNEEELEALKKALQPILENEKNAVKL; encoded by the coding sequence ATTATGAATTTTGGACAAATTTTAACGGCAATGGTGACTCCATTTAATGAACAAGGGGCAGTAGATTTTAATAAAGTTGATAAGGTAGTAAATCATTTAATTGCGAACGGGACAGAAGGAATTGTTGTCGCTGGTACAACTGGTGAATCCCCTACTCTATCGTCAGATGAAAAGGTAGCATTATTTAAACATGTAGTTGAGGTTGTTAATGGTCGTGTCCCTGTTCTAGCTGGTACAGGATCGAACAACACCCAAGCCTCGATTGAATTAACAAAAAAAGCGGAAGAAACGGGCGTCAACGGTATTATGCTTGTTGTTCCTTACTATAACAAACCTTCACAAGAAGGGCTTTATCAACATTTTAAAGCAATTGCGGAAGCAACAACATTGCCAGTGATGCTTTATAATATACCGGGACGAAGCGCTGTCAATATGACACCTGAAACGATTATTCGCCTTTCAAAAGTAGAAAATATCGTTTGTGTCAAGGAAGCGAGCGGAAATTTAGATGCGATGGCACAGATTATTGAAGAAACTGATGACAGCTTCAGTTTGTATAGTGGTGATGATGGTATGTGTTTACCTGTTCTTGCGATTGGCGGTGTTGGTGTTGTCTCTGTTGCCGCCCATGTCATTGGCAATGAAATGCAGGAGATGGTGCAAGCCTTTGTTAAAGGCGATTTAAAAGGTGCAGCCGCTCTTCATCGCAAATTATTGCCAATGATAAAAGCCCTATTTGCAGCGCCGAGTCCTGCCCCTGTGAAGGCTGCGCTACAACTGAAAGGAATCGATTCCGGCTCATTAAGGCTGCCACTTGTACCGCTTAATGAAGAAGAGCTTGAAGCATTGAAAAAAGCCTTGCAGCCGATTTTAGAAAATGAAAAAAATGCTGTCAAACTATAA
- a CDS encoding thioredoxin family protein — MKKIIIFGTIIIGIFVLLGIFTSMENKQKAIVNPYNKETLHPATIEQLKDPIYENIILPDELTKLLDDKGSAFIYFYSPTCSHCKTTSPVVVPMAKELGINLQLFNLLEFDDGWDTYKIEGTPTIVHFENGEEVSRIEGGVEAEQFREWFNENK, encoded by the coding sequence ATGAAAAAAATAATCATATTTGGCACTATTATTATTGGAATTTTTGTATTACTTGGCATTTTTACTAGTATGGAAAATAAACAAAAAGCAATTGTCAATCCATACAATAAGGAAACGCTCCACCCGGCAACGATTGAGCAATTGAAGGACCCGATTTACGAAAATATTATTTTACCTGATGAGTTAACGAAACTATTAGATGACAAAGGCTCCGCTTTTATTTATTTTTATAGCCCGACATGCTCGCATTGTAAAACAACATCCCCTGTTGTTGTTCCAATGGCCAAAGAGTTGGGGATTAATTTACAGCTCTTTAATCTGCTTGAATTTGATGACGGTTGGGATACATATAAAATTGAAGGAACGCCGACGATTGTCCATTTTGAAAATGGCGAGGAAGTCTCTAGAATTGAAGGTGGCGTTGAAGCGGAACAATTTAGAGAGTGGTTTAATGAAAATAAATAG